One genomic window of Mycteria americana isolate JAX WOST 10 ecotype Jacksonville Zoo and Gardens chromosome 6, USCA_MyAme_1.0, whole genome shotgun sequence includes the following:
- the LOC142411942 gene encoding rho GTPase-activating protein gacY-like, producing the protein MVEYLEVFGLEHVGIFRISGSVNKIKELKQKYNQGEKVDLINDGDVDSVASLLKLFLKELPVAVFPDNICSSLLKTFQEHKIHTTECIENLRQLLSCLPKAHQNLLQFLSAFLLKVATYSAVNFMTLENLAIVFGPALFK; encoded by the exons ATGGTGGAGTATCTAGAAGTATTTG GCCTGGAGCATGTCGGTATATTTCGAATCAGTGGCTCAGTAAATAAAATCAAGGAATTGAAGCAGAAATACAATCAAGGAGAAAAAGTAGACCTTATTAATGATGGAGATGTTGATTCTGTGGCCAGTCTCCTGAAACTTTTTCTGAAAGAACTGCCAGTGGCTGTTTTTCCAGACAACATCTGTTCTAGCTTGCTAAAAACTTTCCAAG aGCACAAAATCCACACAACAGAATGCATAGAGAACCTGAGGCAGTTGCTCAGCTGCCTGCCCAAAGCCCATCAAAACCTTCTTCAGTTCCTGTCTGCTTTCCTGTTAAAGGTAGCAACGTACAGTGCAGTGAATTTCATGACTCTGGAAAACCTAGCCATTGTGTTTGGACCTGCTCTTTTCAAGTGA